The proteins below are encoded in one region of Octopus sinensis unplaced genomic scaffold, ASM634580v1 Contig18900, whole genome shotgun sequence:
- the LOC115231806 gene encoding LOW QUALITY PROTEIN: 3-hydroxy-3-methylglutaryl-coenzyme A reductase-like (The sequence of the model RefSeq protein was modified relative to this genomic sequence to represent the inferred CDS: deleted 2 bases in 1 codon), with product MSPSTEDILVTEGTPVSEDTPRMDYPTKDTPLTDEEWLSVLGSGGLSVHRLESVLCEYERAIRVRRGHLLGRRGEGIPYEKYGHYDKVEGACCENVIGFIPVPLGVCGPLLLDGREYMVPLATTEGCLVASVNRGCRALYLAGGVTAVLTADGMTRAPVLRMQSVHQAHQLKEWIDAHFPTIKHIFDGGSRFARLHTIHSTQAGRLLYLRFTATTGDAMGMNMVSKCAETVLTFLTQHFPHIQVISLSGNFCSDKKPGAINWGRGKSVVCEATIPASVVSSVLKTTVQSLVDVNMSKNLVGSAMAGSIGGFNAHAANVVTALFIATGQDPAQNVGSSNCITLLEFGGQSGGDLLVSCSMPSIECGTVGGGTVLPPQKACLGSRLLYCQLLGVAGAHSSSYGGNARELARVVCATVMAGELSLLAALSSGHLVAGHMRYNRSQANINTANHY from the exons ATG TCCCCTTCTACTGAGGACATACTAGTAACCGAAGGCACACCAGTCAGTGAGGACACACCACGAATGGACTACCCTACCAAGGACACTCCACTGACGGATGAGGAGTGGCTGAGTGTGTTGGGGAGTGGGGGATTGTCAGTGCACAGACTGGAGAGTGTGTTGTGTGAGTACGAGCGGGCAATCCGAGTGCGGAGGGGGCACTTATTGGGGAGGAGGGGTGAGGGAATCCCGTATGAGAAGTACGGTCATTACGACAAAGTGGAGGGGGCGTGTTGTGAGAATGTGATTGGCTTCATTCCTGTCCCTCTCGGAGTGTGTGGGCCTCTTCTCCTCGACGGCAGGGAATATATGGTCCCTTTGGCTACCACCGAGGGATGTCTGGTGGCCAGTGTCAATAGAGGGTGTCGGGCACTCTACTTGGCCGGGGGGGTCACTGCTGTCCTCACCGCCGATGGCATGACTCGCGCCCCCGTCCTCAGGATGCAGTCCGTCCACCAAGCCCACCAATTGAAGGAGTGGATTGACGCACATTTCCCTACTATCAAACACATCTTCGACGGGGGCAGTCGCTTTGCCAGACTCCACACCATTCACTCCACACAGGCCGGCCGCTTGCTCTACCTTCGCTTTACTGCCACCACTGGAGATGCCATGGGAATGAACATGGTCTCCAAGTGTGCAGAGACTGTCCTCACTTTCCTCACACAACACTTCCCACACATCCAAGTCATCAGTCTGTCTGGCAATTTCTGCTCTGACAAAAAGCCGGGGGCCATCAACTGG GGCAGGGGCAAGTCCGTGGTATGTGAGGCCACTATTCCTGCCTCCGTCGTGTCCTCTGTTCTCAAGACCACCGTCCAGAGCCTGGTCGACGTCAACATGTCCAAGAATTTGGTTGGGTCTGCCATGGCCGGGTCGATTGGAGGGTTTAATGCCCACGCAGCCAATGTGGTGACTGCTCTCTTCATTGCCACGGGACAAGACCCCGCACAGAACGTGGGGTCCTCCAATTGTATCACTTTGCTCGAGTTTGGTGGCCAGTCTGGTGGGGATTTGCTGGTGAGTTGTTCAATGCCTTCCATCGAGTGCGGCACAGTCGGAGGTGGCACTGTCCTCCCCCCACAAAAAGCCTGTCTT GGTTCTCGCCTTTTATATTGCCAGTTGTTGGGGGTGGCGGGAGCGCATAGTTCGAGTTATGGGGGGAATGCACGTGAATTGGCCAGAGTTGTGTGTGCCACTGTCATGGCCGGGGAACTGTCCTTGTTGGCCGCCCTTTCATCTGGCCATCTTGTGGCAGGGCATATGCGCTACAATCGATCTCAAGCTAATATAAATACTGCCAATCAttactaa